The sequence TATTGTTGCCTATAAAACGAAGGGCTACACTTCAACTGATCCTTTCAAGGATTCGTCTAAGATTTACAGATTACTGTAATCAGCATTAAAAGAGGGTAAGACCACCTTACCGTTATTGATTATAGCTGACAAATTACATAATCTTCTAGATAGTAATTAACTGGCTAGTTAACCTCTCCCTAAATCCACGATCAAAAAGAGGGAACGACACCGTATTGGGTATCGGCCATGAAAGGGACAGAGCTCGGAGAGTTATATAGGTTGTCCATATCGGATTCCATTTCGGTTCGTTTTGCGAATCGGCCTTTGATTCTCGGCCTGCTTTCAGCGTAAGCTTTTCGGGAAGCATACCGTATGGTCTTTTCGAACTTTcggttctttcttttctctctgtaCCGCAAAACTCTAGCTTCACGGCCAATCCCAGCTAACTGAGTTGCTGCTTGATTCGCAGTACAGCCTGAGAGGGGCATGCTTGGATCGGTAGTAGTATTCATGCTTCGGCTGAAAGGATGGGATATGTCGGACATAGAATTCCCATCAGGAACAACACCAACGTCTAGGGAAGACGaagaaacctgaaaaaaaaatcaaagaaacttTGTCAGCATCTCTACAAATTATGAAACCTTAATTACAAAGgcgcttatatatatatatataattcttttgaGCTTAATTAAGCAGGTTTTGGTACTTACGCTGTGGCTAAGAGACTGAGATGAGTAGCTGAAAGAAGTGAGTTTAGATCTACAGAAATCAATGTCAAAGCAACTTTCATGATTGATCGCCGGAAGCGGAGCTGGTTTGGTTTGCACAGGCACAACGCTATCAGCACCACCATGAATCTGCTCATAGCTCGCATTGATGGAATTCTGATACTCGAATTCAAGAAACGGATCAATTTCAGAGAAAAACATGTCTCCAGTCTTCACAACAGGATTCTCGATTCGGAGCTTTGAATTATGGTCATGTGTTGTGTGATTACTCTGTAACAGCCACGAAACACCATCATCGTTCTGATCAGATCCAGACACACCATTTTCTCCGGGTGTTAGAATATTAAACGCCGTGGAAGTCTTAACAATTGATTCAGCAGAGTTATAAAAGGGGTCGATTGGGACTCGTTCATGACGGCGAGCAAGAGGGTTAGCAGAGTGGATGTCAGCGTCACAGGTGACACAAAGAATAGCTTCATCAGCTTTGCAAGTAACCGCAGCTGGTGCTTGCTCGCAGACCTCACACATCCACACACGCTCATGCCGGGACATGGTTTTGCTATTCACCTGGCTATGGTGAATCTTGTTATCACAATTCAGACACAAAAAAGCAGAGTCGGCCCTGCAAAACGCCGCTGCAGCCGCGGTTTTGCACGAGTCACAACGTTTAGCCGCAACACTCCATCCTCCGGTTAAGTTCTTTAAGCTCTCGACTTCAATTCCCATGTTTTTTCTCTCCCAGTTTCtgatcaaataaataggaaaaccgaaaacttgtttttttttttagggggggTGTTTCTTGATTCTCCAAAATCCCGCAAGAGAGAGTTATCGAATTGGTGGTTTGGGATTTGTGGGGGCTTTAAGAGTAAAAGAGGCGGGTGTGTTGATTGTTATTATCTTTCTTAAGTCTAGTCAGAGGAAAGGAAAGCTGGGTGCTGATAAGGAAGAAGAGAGCACGTGGAGAGTTCATAGCCAAGTAAAAaggtttctcattttttttatttgttaagacAAAAAACATGTTTCGGGTTTGGGTTTTTTCGAGGATTTTAATAGTCTTTGTGAGAAGTTGTTGTCAAGTGTCTGTGCCGACGTAGGACCCGTTTGAGCTGGGGGGACTCGAGGGAGATGATGACGGTGGTTGCAAAACTTATTGTTTGCTTTTGCGGGGCaacaatactttttaaaaagttaattttttaattttaaattattttaaaaaaattaaattttcaatacattaatataaaaagtaagttttaatatagttttaataacAACCGTTGCAACGAGAAATAAAAAGGGGTATCAAATTAATAACAACCGTTGCAACCCTATGTAAAAATCGCGAGTAGGATGGTAAAAGTAGAAATCTAACCACTGGGTTTGGGCCATGGCCCATACAGAGTGAAATGAAGCCTGCACTCACTCTTTCACCCGTTGACTTTTTCTTCCCCACTTACCCTCTCTCTGTcctcctccctccctccttTTTCTCTCACACATCTTAAATCTCTCTTAGTCTAACTATACTTTTGTTCAGTCCACCTGGACCCGCACaccccctttcttcttcttttttcccctctcaTTTTGACCTAAAAAACTCTTGGCTTCTACATGTATCTTTTTGAGTTCCCAGAAGTCAGAACATGTGCCGCGTTTTTCatgcaaacaatatttttaatgattaaataacatattttatattgtattctcttcaattatatatatatactagccttggtacccgcgctatgccgcgggtcattttttttgtataaaaataataataaaaaaaaacaaaaatttaaaaatcttgggttttttttgcaaggtcatacccaagaatcttggatttggctgcaacgcctgacctaaaaagtaatatttataatattaataataaaattaaacttgcatgactcaaatttaagtgagcctaattgcaacaccggactcaagaattttggatgtgggtctggctataaggtcgtgttataaaagtgtgataattaaataaactaattaaaaaaaaaacaaagaaaaaaaaatcaacagaaagaaaaaaactaatgaagaaaaagaaaaaaaaatgaattaattgggttaacctttaaaccaggttatcccgtaaaacctgagattcgcgtaatgaaagtttgataactaaatagaaaaaaaatgacgggtttacccagaattaattgggttaacccatcaaaccaagttaacatgtcaagctcaggatacgtatcatgaaagtatgaaagtctgataattaaatagaaagaaaattaactttaacaaactaaactaaatgaaaaaaataactcgtcaaatcaggtcaacccatcaaactcgagatccgtatcatgaaaatctgataactaaataaaaaaatttaacattaacaaactaaatcaaacaaaaaaattcattaaaaaaaattaaattctatttagttatcaaactttcatgacgcaaatcccaggttttacgggataacctggtttaaagggttaacccaattaatttaatttctttttctttttctttattagtttttctctttttagttgattttttttctttgtttttttttaattaatggtttggctgcaacgccttacctaagagtaatatttataatattaataataaaattaaacttgcatgacccaagtttaagtaggggtggctgcaataccagatccaatagtcttggatgtaggtctggttgcaaggtcgtgtcatataagtgtgataattaaatagattgattaaaaagaaaaaaaaaactaacagaaaaaaaaaactaatgaagaaaacgaaaaaaaatgaattaactggattaacccgtcaaatctagaattcgcatcatgaaagttttgataactaaataaatgaaaaaattaacgggtttaccTAAAGTTAACTGGGTCAAcacatcaaaccaagttaacccgtcaagcaaggatacatgttatgaaagtttgataattaaatagaaaaaatttaataccaacaaactaaatcaaacaaaaaaaattcattaaaaaaacaaaaaaaattaaaaacaaaaaaataagacagttaaataatataatataatataataataatatattaataatgagtaaagtgaggcgtgaaaaaaaaaacactttcattcactgatgcttaggaataatataatatataatatataataataatgagtatagtgaggcgtgaaaaaaaaaaaacactttcattcACTGATGCATAGGAGGCGTGGGGAAAGTCTGAATCTggaattcgtgtcatgaaaatttgataactaaatagaaaaaaaaatcgacaggttaaaaaaaaaattaagaaactacactaaacaaaaaaaaattgattaaaaaggaagaaaaaaaaaattctgaatcaactgagttaatccatcaaatcaggttaacccgtcaaacctagaattcgcgtcatgaaagtctgataactaaataaaaaaaaatcaacaggttaaaaaaaataaattaagaaactaaactaaacaaaaaaaattgagtaaaaaggaaaaaaacaaaaaaatttatgggttaacccgtcaaacctgagattcttgtcataaaagtttgataattaaataaattttttttttcacatcaacaaactaaattaaacaaagaaaattcattaaaagaaaaaaaaaacacaaagaaaaaataaaaaaaaaacccataaaggcataaaaaacacacaaaaaaaaacaggaaaaaaattaaaaaaaaaaaaggttaagagtTTAACTGTGCACTGTGTGCACAGTGAAACACTGTTTCACCGATATATTACAGAACCAATCTTCACTTTTCAACCTCTGTACCGATATAGTACAGAACCAATCTTCACTTTTCAATTTCTGTAatagttataatataataataactatgtGGAAAACACTAAAAGGTTATGAGGGGAAcggataaaacaaaaacaaaaggttgcgtgggaaagctacagtgctggAAGGCAAAAACCTTAGAAATCTAATGGtataaaaatagatgaaaactGCTTCAAAGCCCATCACGTGACTCTCACGATGGAGAGAAAACGACGACATCTTTTCATTCCACCCCTGTACTCAGCCCCATGGGATCCCCACCTCATTCTCACTCCTCTGTTGGCCGCCACTCGCGTGAATCCTCTTCAAGCCGGTTTTCTGGGTCGTTGAAACCTGGATCGCACAAGATCTCACCAAATGATGCGTCTACAGGGGGTCTAAAGGGACAAAAGCAGTGGAAGGAGTGTGATGCTATCGAAGAAGGACTTCTTGATGATGAAGAGCGTCGAAAGGGTCTCCCTCGTAAATGCTATTTCCTAGCTTTTGTTCTTGGATTCTTAATCCtgttctcatttttttctttgattctctGGGGGGCAAGCAAGCATCAGCAACCCGAGACCACAATGAaggtatattatattttaatttcttctcacGAAAATTATTACAATTGAGGAAATTGGTTGgctttaattggtttattctcTTGCAGAGTGTTACATTTGAGCAATTTAGAATCCAAACTGGTTCTGATTCAACAGGAGTGGCAACTGATATGATCTCTGTGAACTCCACTGTGAGAATGACCTATCGCACCAAAGAAACATTTTTCGGAGTCCATGTGACCTCAACACCTATGGATCTATCATACTCTGAAATCACTTTAGTACCAGGAAGCGTAAGCCAACTGAAATCTTGCTTTTCCTATATTAGTTCAAAAGAAATGAAGGCATTTCTGAAAGTTCTCTAATTTGGTGATTTGGGTATTGCAGATCAAGAAGTTCTACCAGTCAAGGAAGAGCCAGAGGTCGGTAGCAATATCTCTTATCAGcgataaaattaacaattatcaGAAAAGAATAATTAACGAAATGGCTATTTCCTTTGGCAAAGCAGATTGTAAGcaacaggtaattaattactcatGTATTCTGCAGTTGGTGAGAACACATCCGCAAAGAACCAACTCCCTCACCAGGTTTTCAGCGTCTCAATTGACACCAATCGACGAAGTGGTTCCGAGTGGTTTGATGATGATGGCCGCCCCAAACGAACTGGTAACTTTACTCTTCTTTATTTAATATTCTGGACAActctgaaagaaaaagaaaaaatattagccaTATGGTCGTGTTTTTTATCATGagtctttcttttgttgtttctctAAACAGGAACTGTGTGGACTGCAAGTGCTCACATCATAACAGCTGTTATAGGGTCCGGAGTTCTCTCCTTGGCTTGGGCTATTGGTCAGCTTGGATGGATTACTGGACAGCTGTGATGCTTTTGTTCTCGCTCGTCACTTGCTATACTTCGACTCTGCTATAGAGGTCGGAGCTGAGAGATGCATGATTCGCCTGGAtaagcaagaagagaagaagctacCTGGCCTGGGGGAGGTgcttgctgctgttgctggttTATCGTGAGGATGGTGGTGCACGGTGGAGCTGCTGGTGATACACTGCAGCCACTGGAGAAGGCAGAAAAACATCGGTGGATGTTGATTGCTAATGTGGTTTTTGGCTGGGGAAGAGGAGAGGTGACAATAAAAACCGAACAACATGTATGTATAATGATGCCAACGCCACCAAAAAGATTGGCCAGCTTTactttatgtaaataaaatctGAAAGCATTTAATGCAGCATTAAAAAGACACTGTAATTAGTCGTTTCTTTCAGTCtgatttttcaaagcatttaagaCATTGTAATCATAATGTcgtttttttcaaacttgttcAGTGGTAATATATTTTATGGGAAAGTGAGCAAGATATTTAACTGTAGAGACAATATATGTTTTGGCGGAGAAAACCGTGGGGAAAGttacagtactttccccacgcgttttagagttctttaatatatgCAAATCTggtatcacttttttttttagttaatggtCAACAACGTAAACAAACATCATTTTCAATGCAAATTAGATACCTTATTTCTATACTAATGATTATTTCTATGCAATTTATCACTACTAATCATTCATTTACCTCCACTCTCAGTTAAGTGAAAGACACTATAATTAAAGGTGGACACCAAAGTTTTCACCAATTAATTATTCGTGTAACTCTACATCTCATTATATGAGACGATGAGATTAACGTCTATTAATACTTTGGATCATTAGGTAAATAAGACAAGTTCTCATAAGTCATAATTTTCTCATATTCAATAATTCActctcattttttatatttttcttttatatttactaATTTAGATATCGGAAAGTTTTTCGTTTCATGATAtacttattattttagaaatactTGAGCTCAAATACAAAACTCAGAATCAAACCCACATCTTGGCCCTTTATCATAGCTCGTGGAAAACCCATTGTGtgtaaagttttttcacgagttcattaatagaaaataatgaaattatagaaacaaaaatgaaagttttattCTTAGTTTTaggtatttggttaaaaaattaaaatataaataaaggtaaaaatgaaaaaataaaaataaaaattaaacatattttcACTCTCATGAAAACAtggaaataaaacaagaaatcacaatgaaatattttttattaagaaagatatattatttttgctcATTGTATATCAATTACTAAAAAGCATTATAATCACTGCTGATGGTGATTATGATATTtgttttccaaaaaatatattgttttgttgttattactattTAACAATTATTCTCTATCACTATCTTTATCCTTTGTTTTTCACCACCATCATCGTCAATCTTCTTCCACTCGCACCTCTTAAAGGgacaacattaatatttttaaaatatgttaattttttattattctattatcaCCACCAACATTtattcctcttcctcttccttctaCACAATTAGTATAATCACCTCTATTATTGTTACTACTAACATTATTGATAAAATCATTATTagtctttatttcttttcatttttaaaatgtggtattaaaaataaataaaaaaattattcaatttttttattattctaaacataatattaaaattaaaatattatatacataaaacaaactataaaagTGGGTTATCACATGATGTATTAATAATTGGtatttcaaaactcaatttatatatatatgtactttTCCCCTTTTCAATTAagacaacttaatttttttttattaaggatgtatttggtaatgtggtatatgatactttttaaatatattaaaataaattttttaaaatttatttcgtttttatttttaacattaacttatcaaaattattgaaaatatttaaaaaaatattaatttaatgtttttttaagtaaaaaataatttgaaaaggtAGAAACTACCGTAGTGAAAAAACGGGCACTTAATAACAATATCCGCACATGATAGTGTGCTAACCTGCATGTATTGAGTTGGAGAAGTTCTTGCTTTCAAGAACAACCAGAAAAAATTGTTAACGTGACTTTACAATTTGTCTGGTCATGTACCTG is a genomic window of Populus alba chromosome 18, ASM523922v2, whole genome shotgun sequence containing:
- the LOC118056458 gene encoding uncharacterized protein — protein: KLLQSPSRDSHDGEKTTTSFHSTPVLSPMGSPPHSHSSVGRHSRESSSSRFSGSLKPGSHKISPNDASTGGLKGQKQWKECDAIEEGLLDDEERRKGLPRKCYFLAFVLGFLILFSFFSLILWGASKHQQPETTMKSVTFEQFRIQTGSDSTGVATDMISVNSTVRMTYRTKETFFGVHVTSTPMDLSYSEITLVPGSIKKFYQSRKSQRSVAISLISDKINNYQKRIINEMAISFGKADCKQQVINYSCILQLVRTHPQRTNSLTRFSASQLTPIDEVVPSGLMMMAAPNELELCGLQVLTS
- the LOC118056461 gene encoding zinc finger protein CONSTANS-LIKE 5, whose translation is MGIEVESLKNLTGGWSVAAKRCDSCKTAAAAAFCRADSAFLCLNCDNKIHHSQVNSKTMSRHERVWMCEVCEQAPAAVTCKADEAILCVTCDADIHSANPLARRHERVPIDPFYNSAESIVKTSTAFNILTPGENGVSGSDQNDDGVSWLLQSNHTTHDHNSKLRIENPVVKTGDMFFSEIDPFLEFEYQNSINASYEQIHGGADSVVPVQTKPAPLPAINHESCFDIDFCRSKLTSFSYSSQSLSHSVSSSSLDVGVVPDGNSMSDISHPFSRSMNTTTDPSMPLSGCTANQAATQLAGIGREARVLRYREKRKNRKFEKTIRYASRKAYAESRPRIKGRFAKRTEMESDMDNLYNSPSSVPFMADTQYGVVPSF